One Hippocampus zosterae strain Florida chromosome 21, ASM2543408v3, whole genome shotgun sequence genomic region harbors:
- the shank3b gene encoding SH3 and multiple ankyrin repeat domains protein 3 isoform X4 translates to MPLSPAADAKHDRPRQQAVTNGNPTGSPVARDDDADDAPSGNSIVVRIGIPDLQQTKCLRLDPELPVWTSKQRVLVTLTQSLSDVLNYGLFQPAFNGRAGKFLDEERLLKEYPLPNITPIPYLEFRYKRRIYTQTYVDDKQLAKLHTKANLKRFMEHVHQKNVEKVSKWLEKGLDPNFHDSDSGECPLTLAVQLEESCELIKVLRSGGAHLDFRTRDGITALHRAVMCRNSSALTTLLDLGASPDYKDSRGLTPLYHSAMVGGAPYCCELLLQDHATLGMTDENGWQEIHQACRHGNVQHLEHLLFYGADMSSQNASGNTALHLCALYNQDSCARVLLFRGANKDIKNYNNQTAFQVAIIAGNFDLAEIIKIHKSSDVAVPFRESPSYTKRRRLGAIRSPAGNGLSSPRSLIRSVSDNALESPASSPGPSLQSLETHLDAHTHSLRRHTRRLSPSGGGGHVESSPPSSPPATPQLRKKRLYSAVPGRTFIATRSHVPQGSGEIQLHRGERVKVLSIGEGGFWEGNVKGRTGWFPADCVEEVQMRQYDPRLETREDRTKRLFRHYTVGSYDNYTSYSDYVIEEKMAVLQKRESEGFGFVLRGAKAETPIEEFAPTPAFPALQYLESVDQGGVAWRAGLRTGDFLIEVNGADVVKVGHRQVVALIRQGGSRLLMKVVSVSRKSDTNLLRKKAPPPPKRAPSTSLTLRSKSMTADLEEIEKLDDMLAGNAQEVVLRSRPADDFRAATVKQRPTSRRITQAEINSLFERQGLVPPSGPEKSTMALPRGMSRTKSFGTPEDDRISALIHESRFPRSSSLTDSFIPPPPQTAPPPPPSPLFLLDSGPPPSFLPPPPPARGEGLTRSSFKPGAEPRLQELSDTPSRSHAERQRKARSMIILQDTAPQLQPELHAAAAMHVSPSHTSTLSLHTAALGHSPLSRRRGRPIENPYANVGQQAAPAKPQRRKSPLLKQLPVEEQGLKDQDSKSEASAPCSPSRAELYQQQVLSERARVHGRRSSLFLSVEGAVSDNQAPPLLTQSHSMDDLGELPPPAPVLSPSPTPHTFLHPLTGKPLDPSSPLALALAARERALTARTPSPEPRPKHASASATPLPTPAASPEGRHKRSPVPTPQSSPEPRSKRTTPQTSPEQRSKRTTPQSSPELRHKRAAPPLFPDGQVERPEAEGGVTSPAGPSPERWRPVPLANLANESHPALIDRRRSLTVGSSEEEGGAYTVTLPPALLSSSDEETREELRRIGLVTPPPGFAAPPSPLAVTPRRSGEGDAGQDDDEEPRDGSLPPSISLASPPAPPSPSSPPAGHPSLALKPRLRSPIGRGRSALRDPLLKQSSDSELLPSSPASPAATRQPRYLFQRRSKLWGGGEEEGRPAALGGQGSGSALELSGRAESGLDLANRLHLLNKDSHSLGEEPSPLDPGRRSPVGGARCVESGESKSLFSSLGELHTISQRGYGTTYTVRPGSRYPVTRRSPSPSPSPSDRPAGPGSSPSPCSERPDLSSGRGLTILKSSSLSLPSEPKEVRFVMRSASARTRSRSPSPSPHASPCPSPVLSGPLLALRPWRQRPLSLWNKYDVGDWLESVGLAEHRQRFQEHEIEGSHLPALTKDDYVELGVTRLGHRINIERALRQLLDAAT, encoded by the exons ATGCCTCTGAGTCCGGCTGCTGACGCCAAACATGATCGCCCACGCCAACAGGCGGTTACTAACGGCAACCCGACAGGCTCTCCCGTCGCCCGGGACGACGACGCGGATGACGCGCCCTCTGGAAACAGCATCGTGGTCCGCATCGGCATCCCGGACCTGCAGCAGACG aagtgtttgcgGCTGGACCCAGAATTACCCGTTTGGACCAGTAAGCAGAGGGTTCTGGTCACCTTGACTCAGTCTCTGTCGGATGTTTTGAACTATGGTCTCTTCCAGCCGGCGTTCAACGGCCGAGCTGGCAAGTTTCTGGACGAGGAGCGACTTTTGAAAGAGTACCCTCTCCCAAACATCACGCCCATTCCATACCTCGAG TTTCGTTACAAACGCAGAATTTACACGCAGACTTACGTAGACGACAAGCAGCTGGCCAAGCTGCACACTAAA GCCAATCTGAAGCGATTCATGGAACATGTCCACCAGAAGAACGTGGAGAAGGTTTCCAAATGGCTGGAAAAGGGCCTGGATCCAAACTTCCACGACTCAGACAGCGGCG AGTGTCCGCTGACTCTGGCGGTCCAATTGGAGGAGAGCTGCGAGCTCATCAAAGTTCTTCGCAGCGGCGGCGCTCACCTGGACTTCCGCACCAGGGACGGAATCACCGCTCTGCATCGGGCCGTCATGTGCCGCAACAGCTCGGCTCTCACC ACCCTGCTGGACCTGGGTGCGTCTCCGGACTACAAAGACAGCAGGGGGCTGACTCCCCTCTATCACTCCGCCATGGTGGGAGGGGCCCCCTACTGCTGCGAGCTGCTACTGCAGGACCACGCCACGCTCG GCATGACCGACGAGAACGGATGGCAGGAAATCCACCAG GCATGTCGCCATGGGAACGTGCAGCACTTGGAGCACCTGTTGTTTTATGGGGCTGACATGAGCTCCCAGAATGCATCGGGAAACACCGCGCTCCACCTCTGCGCTCTCTACAACCAG GACAGCTGTGCCAGAGTGCTGCTGTTCCGAGGAGCCAACAAGGATATCAAGAACTACAACAACCAGACTGCCTTTCAG GTCGCCATCATCGCCGGGAACTTCGATTTGGCCGAAATCATCAAGATCCACAAAAGTTCTGACGTCG CAGTTCCCTTCCGAGAATCTCCATCGTACACCAAGCGGCGCCGACTGGGAGCCATCAGGTCCCCGGCCGGAAACGGCCTGTCGTCGCCGCGCTCTCTGATTCGCTCGGTGAGCGACAACGCCCTGGAAAGCCCCGCCTCCTCCCCTGGACCGTCCCTACAAAGCCTGGAAACGCACCTCGACGCGCACACGCACTCGCTACGACGACATACGCGCCGCCTCAG TCCGAGTGGCGGCGGAGGTCACGTGGAGAGCAGCCCCCCGTCGTcgccccccgccaccccgcAGTTGAGGAAGAAGCGGCTGTACAGCGCCGTGCCGGGGCGCACCTTCATCGCCACGCGCTCCCACGTGCCCCAGGGCTCCGGAGAGATCCAGCTGCACCGCGGCGAGAGGGTGAAAG TTCTGTCCATTGGTGAAGGTGGATTCTGGGAAGGCAACGTGAAAGGAAGAACAGGCTGGTTTCCTGCCGACTGCGTTGAAGAAGTTCAGATGAGGCAGTATGACCCCAGGCTTG AGACGAGGGAGGACCGCACCAAGAGGCTCTTCAGACATTACACGGTGGGCTCGTACGACAACTACACCTCTTACAG CGACTACGTGATTGAGGAGAAGATGGCCGTGCTGcagaagagagagagcgaaGGATTTGGCTTTGTCCTGCGGGGAGCCAAAG CCGAGACTCCCATCGAGGAGTTTGCCCCCACGCCGGCGTTCCCCGCCCTGCAGTACCTGGAGTCTGTGGACCAGGGTGGCGTGGCCTGGAGAGCCGGTCTACGGACTGGAGACTTCCTCATTGAG GTGAACGGCGCAGATGTGGTGAAGGTCGGCCATCGCCAGGTGGTGGCGCTCATCCGTCAGGGCGGCAGCCGCCTGCTCATGAAGGTCGTATCCGTTTCCCGCAAATCCGACACCAACCTGCTCAGAAAGAAAG cccctccccctcccaagcGAGCCCCCAGTACTTCGTTGACTCTTCGATCCAAGTCCATGACCGCTGACCTGGAGGAGATAG AGAAACTGGATGACATGTTGGCGGGGAACGCACAGGAAGTTGTTCTGCGGTCCCGGCCCGCCGATGACTTCCGGGCGGCCACGGTGAAGCAGCGGCCCACCAGCCGCAGAATCACTCAGGCTGAGATTAAT TCGTTGTTTGAGCGCCAAGGTCTGGTCCCGCCTTCCGGTCCGGAGAAGAGCACCATGGCGCTGCCCCGAGGAATGTCCAGAACCAAAAGTTTTG GCACCCCCGAGGACGACCGCATCTCCGCTCTGATCCACGAAAGTCGCTTTCCTCGCAGCTCCTCTCTGACCGACAGCTTCATCCCGCCGCCTCCCCAGACGGCGCCGCCTCCGCCTCCATCCCCGCTCTTCCTCCTGGACTCGGGGCCGCCCCCCTCCTTCCTGCCGCCTCCTCCCCCCGCCCGAGGGGAGGGCCTGACCCGGTCCAGCTTCAAACCGGGAGCCGAGCCCAGGCTGCAGGAGCTCTCGGACACGCCGTCCAGGAGCCACGCCGAGCGCCAGAGGAAGGCCCGCTCCATGATCATCCTGCAGGATACCGCGCCTCAGCTGCAGCCCGAGttgcacgccgccgccgccatgcaCGTGTCCCCCTCGCACACTTCCACGCTGTCTCTCCACACCGCCGCCCTCGGACACTCGCCGTTGTCGCGCCGCAGAGGACGGCCCATCGAAAATCCATACGCCAACGTGGGACAGCAGGCCGCCCCGGCCAAACCGCAAAGGAGGAAGTCACCTCTGCTCAAACAACTTCCCGTGGAGGAGCAAG GGCTCAAAGACCAGGACTCAAAGTCGGAGGCCAGCGCCCCGTGCAGCCCCAGCAGGGCGGAGCTCTACCAGCAGCAGGTTCTGTCGGAGCGCGCTCGCGTCCACGGCCGCCGCTCCTCCCTCTTCCTATCCGTAGAGGGCGCCGTCTCCGACAACCAGGCGCCTCCTCTCCTGACCCAGAGTCACTCCATGGACGACCTGGGCGAGCTTCCGCCACCCGCGCCCGTCCTTTCGCCCTCGCCGACCCCGCACACGTTCCTGCACCCGCTGACCGGCAAGCCTCTGG ATCCTTCGTCTCCACTCGCCCTGGCTCTGGCCGCACGGGAACGAGCGCTCACCGCCCGCACGCCGAGCCCCGAGCCGCGACCCAAACACGCCTCGGCCTCCGCCACCCCTCTCCCCACCCCGGCCGCCAGCCCGGAGGGCCGCCATAAGCGCAGCCCGGTGCCCACCCCGCAGAGCAGCCCCGAACCCCGCTCCAAGCGCACCACCCCGCAGACCAGCCCTGAGCAGCGAAGCAAGCGGACCACCCCTCAGAGCAGCCCCGAGCTGCGCCACAAGCGCGCGGCTCCGCCTCTCTTCCCCGACGGGCAGGTGGAGCGTCCCGAGGCGGAGGGCGGAGTGACCTCGCCCGCCGGGCCGTCGCCTGAACGCTGGAGACCCGTCCCGCTGGCGAACCTGGCCAACGAGAGCCACCCGGctttgattgacaggcggaGAAGCCTGACCGTCGGGAGCTCGGAGGAAGAGGGCGGTGCCTATACGGTGACCCTCCCGCCCGCGCTGTTGTCATCCAgcgacgaggagacgagagaggagCTCCGCCGGATCGGCCTGGTGACACCGCCCCCCGGTTTCGccgccccaccctcccccctcgCCGTAACCCCGCGGCGGAGCGGCGAGGGCGATGCGGGCcaggacgacgacgaggagcCTCGTGACGGCTCGCTGCCTCCCTCCATCAGCTTGGCGTCGCCGCCCGCACCGCCTTCCCCCTCCTCGCCGCCCGCCGGCCACCCCTCCTTGGCTCTCAAACCCCGCCTGCGCTCACCCATCGGCCGTGGCCGCTCGGCCCTCAGGGACCCCCTGCTCAAGCAGTCGTCCGACAGCGAGCTGCTCCCGTCCTCGCCCGCCTCCCCGGCGGCCACCCGCCAGCCGCGCTACCTCTTCCAGCGCCGCTCCAAGCTGTGGGGGGGCGGCGAAGAGGAGGGCCGTCCCGCCGCACTGGGCGGCCAAGGGTCCGGCTCGGCCCTGGAGTTGAGCGGCAGGGCGGAGTCGGGCCTGGACCTTGCCAACAGGCTCCACCTCCTCAACAAAGATAGCCACTCCCTGGGGGAGGAGCCAAGCCCTCTCGACCCCGGTCGCAGGTCCCCAGTGGGCGGGGCCAG atGTGTGGAGAGTGGAGAGAGCAAATC GTTGTTCTCCAGTCTGGGCGAGCTGCACACCATTTCCCAGCGCGGGTACGGCACCACCTACACGGTCCGCCCGGGAAGTCGCTACCCCGTCACCCGCCGCAGCCCCTCCCCGTCGCCCTCCCCCTCCGACAGGCCGGCGGGCCCGGGCTCCTCCCCCTCGCCCTGCTCGGAGCGCCCGGACCTGAGCTCGGGCCGCGGTCTGACCATCCTCAAGTCGTCCAGCCTCAGCCTGCCGTCGGAACCCAAGGAGGTCCGCTTCGTCATGCGCAGCGCCAGCGCCCGAACCCGCTCCCGCTCGCCTTCGCCCTCGCCGCACGCCTCCCCGTGCCCGTCGCCCGTCCTCAGCGGCCCCCTGCTGGCGCTCAGGCCCTGGAGGCAGCGCCCGCTCAGCTTGTGGAACAAGTACGACGTGGGCGACTGGTTGGAGAGCGTGGGGCTGGCCGAGCATCGCCAGCGCTTCCAGGAGCACGAGATCGAAGGCTCGCACCTTCCCGCCCTCACCAAGGACGACTACGTGGAGCTGGGCGTCACCCGGCTGGGCCACCGCATCAACATCGAGCGGGCCCTCAGGCAACTGCTGGACGCCGCCACTTGA
- the shank3b gene encoding SH3 and multiple ankyrin repeat domains protein 3 isoform X8: protein MPLSPAADAKHDRPRQQAVTNGNPTGSPVARDDDADDAPSGNSIVVRIGIPDLQQTKCLRLDPELPVWTSKQRVLVTLTQSLSDVLNYGLFQPAFNGRAGKFLDEERLLKEYPLPNITPIPYLEFRYKRRIYTQTYVDDKQLAKLHTKANLKRFMEHVHQKNVEKVSKWLEKGLDPNFHDSDSGECPLTLAVQLEESCELIKVLRSGGAHLDFRTRDGITALHRAVMCRNSSALTTLLDLGASPDYKDSRGLTPLYHSAMVGGAPYCCELLLQDHATLGMTDENGWQEIHQACRHGNVQHLEHLLFYGADMSSQNASGNTALHLCALYNQDSCARVLLFRGANKDIKNYNNQTAFQVAIIAGNFDLAEIIKIHKSSDVAVPFRESPSYTKRRRLGAIRSPAGNGLSSPRSLIRSVSDNALESPASSPGPSLQSLETHLDAHTHSLRRHTRRLSPSGGGGHVESSPPSSPPATPQLRKKRLYSAVPGRTFIATRSHVPQGSGEIQLHRGERVKVLSIGEGGFWEGNVKGRTGWFPADCVEEVQMRQYDPRLETREDRTKRLFRHYTVGSYDNYTSYSDYVIEEKMAVLQKRESEGFGFVLRGAKAETPIEEFAPTPAFPALQYLESVDQGGVAWRAGLRTGDFLIEVNGADVVKVGHRQVVALIRQGGSRLLMKVVSVSRKSDTNLLRKKAPPPPKRAPSTSLTLRSKSMTADLEEIARRRRFEKLDDMLAGNAQEVVLRSRPADDFRAATVKQRPTSRRITQAEINSLFERQGLVPPSGPEKSTMALPRGMSRTKSFGTPEDDRISALIHESRFPRSSSLTDSFIPPPPQTAPPPPPSPLFLLDSGPPPSFLPPPPPARGEGLTRSSFKPGAEPRLQELSDTPSRSHAERQRKARSMIILQDTAPQLQPELHAAAAMHVSPSHTSTLSLHTAALGHSPLSRRRGRPIENPYANVGQQAAPAKPQRRKSPLLKQLPVEEQGLKDQDSKSEASAPCSPSRAELYQQQVLSERARVHGRRSSLFLSVEGAVSDNQAPPLLTQSHSMDDLGELPPPAPVLSPSPTPHTFLHPLTGKPLDPSSPLALALAARERALTARTPSPEPRPKHASASATPLPTPAASPEGRHKRSPVPTPQSSPEPRSKRTTPQTSPEQRSKRTTPQSSPELRHKRAAPPLFPDGQVERPEAEGGVTSPAGPSPERWRPVPLANLANESHPALIDRRRSLTVGSSEEEGGAYTVTLPPALLSSSDEETREELRRIGLVTPPPGFAAPPSPLAVTPRRSGEGDAGQDDDEEPRDGSLPPSISLASPPAPPSPSSPPAGHPSLALKPRLRSPIGRGRSALRDPLLKQSSDSELLPSSPASPAATRQPRYLFQRRSKLWGGGEEEGRPAALGGQGSGSALELSGRAESGLDLANRLHLLNKDSHSLGEEPSPLDPGRRSPVGGARCVESGESKS from the exons ATGCCTCTGAGTCCGGCTGCTGACGCCAAACATGATCGCCCACGCCAACAGGCGGTTACTAACGGCAACCCGACAGGCTCTCCCGTCGCCCGGGACGACGACGCGGATGACGCGCCCTCTGGAAACAGCATCGTGGTCCGCATCGGCATCCCGGACCTGCAGCAGACG aagtgtttgcgGCTGGACCCAGAATTACCCGTTTGGACCAGTAAGCAGAGGGTTCTGGTCACCTTGACTCAGTCTCTGTCGGATGTTTTGAACTATGGTCTCTTCCAGCCGGCGTTCAACGGCCGAGCTGGCAAGTTTCTGGACGAGGAGCGACTTTTGAAAGAGTACCCTCTCCCAAACATCACGCCCATTCCATACCTCGAG TTTCGTTACAAACGCAGAATTTACACGCAGACTTACGTAGACGACAAGCAGCTGGCCAAGCTGCACACTAAA GCCAATCTGAAGCGATTCATGGAACATGTCCACCAGAAGAACGTGGAGAAGGTTTCCAAATGGCTGGAAAAGGGCCTGGATCCAAACTTCCACGACTCAGACAGCGGCG AGTGTCCGCTGACTCTGGCGGTCCAATTGGAGGAGAGCTGCGAGCTCATCAAAGTTCTTCGCAGCGGCGGCGCTCACCTGGACTTCCGCACCAGGGACGGAATCACCGCTCTGCATCGGGCCGTCATGTGCCGCAACAGCTCGGCTCTCACC ACCCTGCTGGACCTGGGTGCGTCTCCGGACTACAAAGACAGCAGGGGGCTGACTCCCCTCTATCACTCCGCCATGGTGGGAGGGGCCCCCTACTGCTGCGAGCTGCTACTGCAGGACCACGCCACGCTCG GCATGACCGACGAGAACGGATGGCAGGAAATCCACCAG GCATGTCGCCATGGGAACGTGCAGCACTTGGAGCACCTGTTGTTTTATGGGGCTGACATGAGCTCCCAGAATGCATCGGGAAACACCGCGCTCCACCTCTGCGCTCTCTACAACCAG GACAGCTGTGCCAGAGTGCTGCTGTTCCGAGGAGCCAACAAGGATATCAAGAACTACAACAACCAGACTGCCTTTCAG GTCGCCATCATCGCCGGGAACTTCGATTTGGCCGAAATCATCAAGATCCACAAAAGTTCTGACGTCG CAGTTCCCTTCCGAGAATCTCCATCGTACACCAAGCGGCGCCGACTGGGAGCCATCAGGTCCCCGGCCGGAAACGGCCTGTCGTCGCCGCGCTCTCTGATTCGCTCGGTGAGCGACAACGCCCTGGAAAGCCCCGCCTCCTCCCCTGGACCGTCCCTACAAAGCCTGGAAACGCACCTCGACGCGCACACGCACTCGCTACGACGACATACGCGCCGCCTCAG TCCGAGTGGCGGCGGAGGTCACGTGGAGAGCAGCCCCCCGTCGTcgccccccgccaccccgcAGTTGAGGAAGAAGCGGCTGTACAGCGCCGTGCCGGGGCGCACCTTCATCGCCACGCGCTCCCACGTGCCCCAGGGCTCCGGAGAGATCCAGCTGCACCGCGGCGAGAGGGTGAAAG TTCTGTCCATTGGTGAAGGTGGATTCTGGGAAGGCAACGTGAAAGGAAGAACAGGCTGGTTTCCTGCCGACTGCGTTGAAGAAGTTCAGATGAGGCAGTATGACCCCAGGCTTG AGACGAGGGAGGACCGCACCAAGAGGCTCTTCAGACATTACACGGTGGGCTCGTACGACAACTACACCTCTTACAG CGACTACGTGATTGAGGAGAAGATGGCCGTGCTGcagaagagagagagcgaaGGATTTGGCTTTGTCCTGCGGGGAGCCAAAG CCGAGACTCCCATCGAGGAGTTTGCCCCCACGCCGGCGTTCCCCGCCCTGCAGTACCTGGAGTCTGTGGACCAGGGTGGCGTGGCCTGGAGAGCCGGTCTACGGACTGGAGACTTCCTCATTGAG GTGAACGGCGCAGATGTGGTGAAGGTCGGCCATCGCCAGGTGGTGGCGCTCATCCGTCAGGGCGGCAGCCGCCTGCTCATGAAGGTCGTATCCGTTTCCCGCAAATCCGACACCAACCTGCTCAGAAAGAAAG cccctccccctcccaagcGAGCCCCCAGTACTTCGTTGACTCTTCGATCCAAGTCCATGACCGCTGACCTGGAGGAGATAG CCAGGAGGAGGCGTTTTG AGAAACTGGATGACATGTTGGCGGGGAACGCACAGGAAGTTGTTCTGCGGTCCCGGCCCGCCGATGACTTCCGGGCGGCCACGGTGAAGCAGCGGCCCACCAGCCGCAGAATCACTCAGGCTGAGATTAAT TCGTTGTTTGAGCGCCAAGGTCTGGTCCCGCCTTCCGGTCCGGAGAAGAGCACCATGGCGCTGCCCCGAGGAATGTCCAGAACCAAAAGTTTTG GCACCCCCGAGGACGACCGCATCTCCGCTCTGATCCACGAAAGTCGCTTTCCTCGCAGCTCCTCTCTGACCGACAGCTTCATCCCGCCGCCTCCCCAGACGGCGCCGCCTCCGCCTCCATCCCCGCTCTTCCTCCTGGACTCGGGGCCGCCCCCCTCCTTCCTGCCGCCTCCTCCCCCCGCCCGAGGGGAGGGCCTGACCCGGTCCAGCTTCAAACCGGGAGCCGAGCCCAGGCTGCAGGAGCTCTCGGACACGCCGTCCAGGAGCCACGCCGAGCGCCAGAGGAAGGCCCGCTCCATGATCATCCTGCAGGATACCGCGCCTCAGCTGCAGCCCGAGttgcacgccgccgccgccatgcaCGTGTCCCCCTCGCACACTTCCACGCTGTCTCTCCACACCGCCGCCCTCGGACACTCGCCGTTGTCGCGCCGCAGAGGACGGCCCATCGAAAATCCATACGCCAACGTGGGACAGCAGGCCGCCCCGGCCAAACCGCAAAGGAGGAAGTCACCTCTGCTCAAACAACTTCCCGTGGAGGAGCAAG GGCTCAAAGACCAGGACTCAAAGTCGGAGGCCAGCGCCCCGTGCAGCCCCAGCAGGGCGGAGCTCTACCAGCAGCAGGTTCTGTCGGAGCGCGCTCGCGTCCACGGCCGCCGCTCCTCCCTCTTCCTATCCGTAGAGGGCGCCGTCTCCGACAACCAGGCGCCTCCTCTCCTGACCCAGAGTCACTCCATGGACGACCTGGGCGAGCTTCCGCCACCCGCGCCCGTCCTTTCGCCCTCGCCGACCCCGCACACGTTCCTGCACCCGCTGACCGGCAAGCCTCTGG ATCCTTCGTCTCCACTCGCCCTGGCTCTGGCCGCACGGGAACGAGCGCTCACCGCCCGCACGCCGAGCCCCGAGCCGCGACCCAAACACGCCTCGGCCTCCGCCACCCCTCTCCCCACCCCGGCCGCCAGCCCGGAGGGCCGCCATAAGCGCAGCCCGGTGCCCACCCCGCAGAGCAGCCCCGAACCCCGCTCCAAGCGCACCACCCCGCAGACCAGCCCTGAGCAGCGAAGCAAGCGGACCACCCCTCAGAGCAGCCCCGAGCTGCGCCACAAGCGCGCGGCTCCGCCTCTCTTCCCCGACGGGCAGGTGGAGCGTCCCGAGGCGGAGGGCGGAGTGACCTCGCCCGCCGGGCCGTCGCCTGAACGCTGGAGACCCGTCCCGCTGGCGAACCTGGCCAACGAGAGCCACCCGGctttgattgacaggcggaGAAGCCTGACCGTCGGGAGCTCGGAGGAAGAGGGCGGTGCCTATACGGTGACCCTCCCGCCCGCGCTGTTGTCATCCAgcgacgaggagacgagagaggagCTCCGCCGGATCGGCCTGGTGACACCGCCCCCCGGTTTCGccgccccaccctcccccctcgCCGTAACCCCGCGGCGGAGCGGCGAGGGCGATGCGGGCcaggacgacgacgaggagcCTCGTGACGGCTCGCTGCCTCCCTCCATCAGCTTGGCGTCGCCGCCCGCACCGCCTTCCCCCTCCTCGCCGCCCGCCGGCCACCCCTCCTTGGCTCTCAAACCCCGCCTGCGCTCACCCATCGGCCGTGGCCGCTCGGCCCTCAGGGACCCCCTGCTCAAGCAGTCGTCCGACAGCGAGCTGCTCCCGTCCTCGCCCGCCTCCCCGGCGGCCACCCGCCAGCCGCGCTACCTCTTCCAGCGCCGCTCCAAGCTGTGGGGGGGCGGCGAAGAGGAGGGCCGTCCCGCCGCACTGGGCGGCCAAGGGTCCGGCTCGGCCCTGGAGTTGAGCGGCAGGGCGGAGTCGGGCCTGGACCTTGCCAACAGGCTCCACCTCCTCAACAAAGATAGCCACTCCCTGGGGGAGGAGCCAAGCCCTCTCGACCCCGGTCGCAGGTCCCCAGTGGGCGGGGCCAG atGTGTGGAGAGTGGAGAGAGCAAATCGTAG